The following proteins come from a genomic window of Venturia canescens isolate UGA chromosome 4, ASM1945775v1, whole genome shotgun sequence:
- the LOC122408635 gene encoding palmitoyltransferase ZDHHC6 — MFIRRVKKVCHWGPLAALGIIKTITLMTIYCSGQWWSPYESPLAAANFLLFFSLSGSTTYHFMCAIIKGPGFLDRGWRPENIGATQYLQFCSICQGYKAPRSHHCKKCRRCVLKMDHHCPWINNCVGHNNHGHFAAFLASAVGGCCVSTVILVSWVTTVLFSRNLPFPPPSVFSLIVVVFTIGLSIGVVLAVGMLLYFQLSAILRNKTGIEDWILEKAQTRRYGSKDVFVHPYSKGWLFNAKQVLTWNCRPTGDGIVWPVIDGCDQYTLTREQLAQKMEKRRRARRYRATARYSGSWVPISYGWDVLCHPPCTDESRIKLDPADDVIVTRWRRYWLFGEKQDGRSTDDRTRRPRGWFPRSCVIEVIANGSDFSSYLKLD, encoded by the exons GTATCATCAAAACGATAACCCTAATGACAATATATTGTAGTGGACAATGGTGGTCACCTTACGAGAGTCCATTAGCTGCTGcaaattttttgcttttttttagtTTGAGCGGTTCCACGACATATCATTTTATGTGCGCTATTATTAAAGGTCCTGGATTTCTTGATCGAGGATGGAGACCG GAAAATATTGGAGCCACGCAATATTTACAATTCTGTTCCATTTGTCAAGGGTATAAAGCCCCCAGGTCTCATCATTGTAAAAAAT GTAGACGTTGTGTTCTGAAAATGGATCACCATTGTCCATGGATAAATAATTGCGTGGGTCATAATAATCACGGTCATTTTGCGGCATTTCTCGCAAGTGCAGTAGGGGGCTGCTGCGTTTCAACGGTTATACTCGTCTCTTGGGTGACAACGGTACTCTTCAGTAGAAATCTTCCATTCCCTCCGCCATCTGTGTTTAGTCTAATTGTGGTAGTTTTTACGATTGGTCTGTCCATCGGCGTTGTTCTCGCTGTTGGAAtgcttctttattttcaa TTGTCAGCCATTTTAAGAAACAAGACTGGAATAGAAGACTGGATTTTAGAAAAGGCTCAAACGAGACGATACGGTTCGAAAGATGTTTTCGTACATCCGTATTCAAAAGGATGGCTTTTCAACGCTAAACAAGTATTGACTTGGAACTGTCGCCCAACCGGTGACGGTATTGTGTGGCCAGTAATTGACGGTTGCGATCAATACACGTTGACC CGTGAGCAGTTGGcccaaaaaatggaaaaacgaagaagGGCTCGTCGCTATCGAGCAACGGCGCGTTATTCTGGTTCTTGGGTACCGATTAGCTATGGATGGGACGTTTTGTGTCATCCCCCTTGCACCGACGAGTCTCGCATAAAGCTCGATCCTGCTGACGACGTAATTGTAACAAGATGGCGAAG GTATTGGTTGTTTGGTGAAAAGCAAGACGGTAGATCCACGGATGATCGAACGAGACGTCCCCGAGGCTGGTTTCCACGTTCATGCGTTATCGAGGTCATAGCTAATGGAAGcgatttttcatcgtattTGAAGCTCGATTAG